A genomic segment from Malus domestica chromosome 05, GDT2T_hap1 encodes:
- the LOC139196067 gene encoding serine/arginine-rich splicing factor RSZ22-like: MLSESEDKEGKNGGQGRDDKGKGQAFQEPHKTQNFKRSSGSSSSYSGGLSTNMQKRGDRFTGGPRCNNRHLGECTRGSNRCFTCGQMGHRAAQCLHSRQRPQQPSFPPPAPTQYASGSRGYTKTGRGGTYHYQGDTAPYTSRQQQYSQDPQYQSGYPQYQGRSMSYQPYSVGRLKEKFCPS, encoded by the exons ATGCTTAGTGAAAGTGAGGATAAAGAGGGAAAGAATGGGGGTCAGGGGcgagatgacaaaggaaaagggcaagcatTTCAAGAACCCCACAAGACTCAGAACTTTAAGAGAAGTAGTGGCAGTTCCAGCTCTTATAGCGGGGGATTGAGTACTAATATGCAGAAGAGAGGTGATAGATTCACTGGAGGTCCGAG GTGTAATAATCGGCATTTAGGGGAATGTACGAGAGGCAGCAAcagatgttttacttgtggacagatgggtcATAGGGCTGCTCAATGCCTTCATAGTCGGCAGAGACCCCAGCAGCCTTCCTTCCCACCACCTGCACCTACCCAGTACGCTTCAGGATCTCGTGGTTATACTAAGACAGGACGAGGAGGTACCTACCACTACCAAGGTGACACCGCTCCCTACACCTCAAGACAACAGCAGTATTCTCAAGATCCTCAGTATCAGAGTGGGTACCCTCAGTACCAGGGAAGATCTATGTCTTATCAGCCTTATTCAGTCGGaagattgaaggaaaaattttgtcctagctaa